The following is a genomic window from Falco peregrinus isolate bFalPer1 chromosome Z, bFalPer1.pri, whole genome shotgun sequence.
tggtgctgctgctgtttttttcctcagtctttcaTTATGTGCACAGTTCATGTGTGCACTCCATAATCTGCTTCAGGTACAATAATGTTGTTTTACAGAGTATTAGTACACTAATGAACAACTGGTGACAGTGACACTTGAAACAGCTCCaactggatttaaaaatagTGTGTCACTCTATAGCCATATTTCTTAAGAAGCTGCAGATAATTTTGGCCATTCTTACAAGATTTACAGATGTAACCTTACATAGAACAAATACTACAGACCGGGCTACCTGCAATCTGtaggtttatttttacttttttatagTTGCAGGCTGTAAAGGATAATCTTGAAATGGTGCTCGCGGCAGCTGAGTCAAAGAATAAACAACTGGAAGAAGATCTGAAAAGGTAATACAATAATTCGGATTTATGAGTGCTGTAAGCTTTTTTATGAcacattggggttttttactgtCCGGGAAAACTATTTAATTTGTGCCATTCCCTACTTTTCATGTTGCAAAGAGAACAGCAGTGGCATGAGGAACAGAACCAGTTAGTAGATTTTCTTACTAAAATGGAAGAAGAGACAAAAGCCCAAGCTGAACTTCCTCAAAAAAGGTATTTCTACAGTGttgagtttttattttaaagaatttaaataaaggTTTAAATAAATCAAGAGCAAATGAGCAAACAAACTCTTAGAACATACTTCTTCTTTTGTTAAATAACTCAATAATCAGTATTTGTAACACGGAAAATAATGCTATCTGCTTATATCCTGTGATTCAAGATGTTGAACTTACAACACTAGAAAATAACGGGGGGTTACTTaacttttgtattattttatcaAAATTCATGTTCTATTGCTGTGGTTTTACTATTAGTTCGGATATTGAtgaactgcaaaatgaaatctTGAAAGTAACGACCTTTAAGAACAAACTCTTGATTGCTCTGAGGGAATTCCTAGAAGAACATTTTCCCCTTCCAAAGGAAGGTGTAAGTGCTAAAAAGGTAAGATTTTCTTGATAACTATTACATTTTGAGTGTTTAATTTCCACTTAATTAGATGCAATATCTTTTTGAAGTCACAAGCACAGAATGTGCAGTTATATTTTTGGAACAAGTGTAGTTCTTACACCTGATCCTTAAGGTTTAATTGATACTTTTCAGGTTGGTTTTCTATTATTTAAGGCTGTTCTCAGCTCAGTATGTTCTTTTTTAGTGCATATATCCATTACTCAATGAGATATGTAGCAATGTATTGTGTTTCTTACTGAACTGCAAGCTGTGCCAAATTTAGAAATGGTGAGGGGTTCACTCCAAAtcattccattttcttttttactggaCTAGGCAAGTGGATTCATATTTTCCTTGgcaaagcaaattttaattgtttaacAATGTTTTTGGAACAATAATATGGACAAGTGTTTATAATTACAGTGTAGTTTGGAATGTTAACCATCAGTTTCTGATCAGGCAAACTGGGCCAAAAATTATCTTAAAACTTCAGGGAAAATCAACAGTCAGGGAGTATTTTGCATGATAAATTCAAAGtctgcagtaaaaataaaccTCTTACCATTACTATTTGAAGGTTacaaaaaaagctacaaaaaagaTGGGgtggatttttatttcagacacACTTAAGAATTCAGAAATAGAAAGTGATTTCTTTAATCCATTTCCCTATTATTTCAAACAATCACATAATGTGATTTCTTTAATATTATCATTTTGCtccattttaaaactaattatttttgtaactaCTGTTtctgttggggtttgttttagTACCTCAGCACTCTGGTTAGAAAATGTTTCCGAACTTCCAGTCTAAATTTATTCAAGTCTGACTACAGATCCATGTATTTTTTATACCAGTATTGTTTATTCCTCCTGATATTTTTATAGAATTGAATTTTCTCAGCCTCTGTTATACTGTCAGAAATTCTTATACCctctctttctttgttttgctaatTGAACTAGCTTTGCTAGTTCTTGTTCTTCTCCtgtaagacattttttttcaattcccTGGATTATCCTAATAAtactcattttctgtgtttggttCCACTTGGATTCATCTGTTTTGGAACCTGGTAAAAAtcaatattataaataaaactacTAGTTCACAGTCATTACAAAAACACTTAATGACACCAGTGACTTTCTTCCTGTTATTTCCAACTGATGAATCCTgagcttttaattaaagaaagtCTTGGTTTTGCACAGAAGTAcatattttgtatataaaaataccaaatagAGCCTTTCAAGGCATCATGTCCATTTTCAAAGTCTTATTTAACCATCTTTGAACAACTTACTCTATTATATCTTAGTTCTGCATATCGATGCTTTCCAGTTTCCTCCTGTTACTAAATATGATACATTTTGTTCcaacattaagaaataaaagcttcagGGATTTAATGAACAGTCACCTTTCAGTCAGCCTGATATGTCATCTCCCTATTGCTGGGAACCTGTGCTGGTGGTTCTTCATCTTACAATTGTTCTAGGACATGCCTCTTCAAACATTAATGACTTTCCCAGACACATTTTAAGTAATTGTCCATTTTTCTCATATGtatcattattatttccttaaaaatacttcttctaCAATGAGATATGTCGATGTTTTTGCTCCCATTTATGTGATGtcatagaaaaataaaggctGGAATTGGCCTCTAGAGCTTCCATTCCAACACCATCACCAAGGTAGTGCCAACGTCAAAGGTGGATTGAGGTGCTCATGGTCATAtccagctgtgttttaaatacaagaaatgGTGAATTCATGTGTATGTTCCAGAATTATGAGTAAAGTTTTATGTAAAAGTCCCCCACCCCAGAGCAAAATCAACTGCTTGAATTTTCTCAGCCTCTGTTAGACTGTCAGAAATTCTTATTAGCTACCCTGCCTTCATCTCTCTTCCATGCAATTTTCCTTACTAAAatctaaagaaagaaataatcacCCAAGGTGTTTGGGATTAGTCAACCCTTCCCCTGCTCACAGAAGCGCACCTTctatctttatttatttatttattttacttaaatgTATAAATTATTTCGATAAATTTTGAAGCAAGGTCTTgtcttagtttttattttatttatgcatttcctGAACCCTTAAACACAGTTTGTTTTCTGACAAGTCTTTTCCCTTTCACTCGTTGTGAATCTATAGTTGCTTCCTGTATCTTTTGACTCAGTTGCATCTCAGTGGCTCAGCTGCAGGTCCTCTGTAATCTGCATCTAAGTGATTAACTGTGAAGGCAGGAGACACGGTCATTTTCACctatattgttttctttattgtcGGCAAACACAAATTGTTAGCATTAGCAATGAAATTTGCAGCTACCTTGATTTGGAGGAACATGGTATTCACATCTATCATCAGCTTGGTTCAGTAGTCTGGCAGCACCAGACTCTCACCTCTGTACATCAgtaattttacttcatttcatgGAAGCTTCTTGTGTTCTGTAGTTCTGCGTGAGTGTAGGGCACAGCTGCAGAGTAGTGTGAACTACCCCCAGCCTCACCCTCCTTTCACCAGGCATCTGCATCTGGGATTGGAAGTGGGAGGGAAGACTGAGTCACAGCAGCTCAGGTTAGATTCTGTTGCCATGGCCCGCACCTTTACTATAGGTAGGGATTGTGGTAAGAATTATCTTGCATTTTAAATCTCTGATTGAGGCACATTTTTTCTCAAggtaagaaatacaaaatgtcaTATGTTGAGGAATATTTGTTATGCCAGTCTATCTCAGGGAAGGGAGAATgtggtgtagaggaatgaagctgggttaattagcattgataacatacagctgtggttggcttcaggggcagcgggttggcccatgtagataaggtgcagctgtggctgttctgttaaggggttgagagCCAGTGAAGGGAGAGCCGCcgaggaggaagcagagaaaagaagaagcaagagaagggaGAATGCATGCCCAGGATGAGGAGAGGGCAGCAGAGGAACTGTATGAAGAGAATGTTGGTATGAGATAgtaaaaagaccttgttgcagctggctagtttggagagtgctgtgataTGTGGTACTGTTCaggttaaataaataaatgctgagCATCCTGCTTAAAAGTGACTTCATGAGCATTAATTAATTGGAGATATTTATTATATTGTTAACACTTAAAATATCTAAGTAATACAATTTTACAAAACAATATATACAATGTATATTATAAACCTAGTTCTGTGAGAGTGCGATCCTCTTCACACTAATATCCCTagaattttgttctttatatATCAGTGTTAGTAATTAATTACTGAAGTCATAACCTAATTTCAACTTCGAAACATTAATATTGAACCCACTACCTAAGTTAGGTAGTAGCATTTTTGGTCAGAGAAATAACAAAGTATCTTCATGATTGTGCTAAGGAACCTTTAGCGACTTCTTAGCATAGATTCTGTTTGTTCAGCCTAGTATCAAGATAAAGGCAAAAAATTAGGCATTATTTAGCATTTTTGAAGGAAGAATATTAAGAACTACAACCGCAAAAAAGGAGCCAGCACTTGCCTATCACAAATTCTTCTTtattgcatgtatttttctgttccagAAGTGGAGTATGTGTAAGATGCTGCACAGCTGTTAATATCTTAGGACTTAAATTCATATATGCAACAGCAGTGCTGAGTGAGCAGCCACCAGTGCTGTATTATCTCCTTTGTTTTGTTGAATGTGGAGTGAATgggggaaaagaataaaattgaaaaacaaaagaatcgGCTTCACCGTGCAACAGCATAAGCAGTTTTGTTGGCGTTGCTGCCTAAGGAATTCTTAGGCAGTtgctacaaatgaaaaaaagtaattttctaatgATATTTtatcaaagactttttttttcttccgaAATTTGTAATGATTCTTAAGCTATGCCTAACATTGTACTCATAGAATGCTTTGCACTGTACTGCATTATAAATATGATgtacttggttttatttaaatgtaaaccCAGGTAGATATGCTATGATCACTTgagaactttttttaataaataattcaaaaaatgttacatttggAGCGTATGATATTGAACTGGTAGATTTAAATGTTATCTTGTGTTTCTGTCAAGACTGAATTAAAGTAAAAGTCTTCATGTGTTGTATACTATGCAATAAAGTAactgtgttgttgtttttctttgtcagttAACATTTTTTGTAACTATTTAGTTTTAGGTTTTGTTAATTTGGCTGGGGGGGTGGTTGTCTTTGCAGAATTCTGAGAAGCCAGCTGCAGAACTGATAACGCTGCATAAAATTTTGGAGGTAAGATGGTTTTGTTACATAGAGATTCAGAGGATTTTCCAATAGTCCGATCTGATCGTAATACATTAAGATAACAGTATATGATGTACGGCTAAGATAGTTGAAAAGTAGAATGTTTATTACTTTTGTCATATGtctgttttaattcctttcaaaTTAAACCCCCGACTTTTTACAAGAGAGGTGGTAGTAATTTAGATAACTAATCTTCAGCTTAAACTGAAGAATGATTATCccatatttctttattttgtaatgattattttaaagaagttttatGAGTCTTAATGGCTCATATTAGGGGAGACAAATGCTATGCTTAACAAAAAATCAGTTGTTCCATTTCATGCTATATTTTGTACTGTTTCAttgaaagtatttctgaaatacagcacaATAGCAGTCAGAAGGGCCAATCTGTCTGTATACTTGTATATTAACAGGATTATCGTTGTGTATGAGGAAATCAATGAGTCAGTTTCATGCATTTCTAATTGATTTTATAAGTATGCCAGCATtacttcatatatatttttatcacagtgcaatttattaatttgaattgcaaaacataattttgaaggaccattaaaaatcttttcactAGCATTGTTCCTTCTTGTGTTAAATGTAGCATTTGAAGTGAAATTTCCTATTCCTCCTCCATCCTTACTCTTCACGTTGTAAGCATCTATATATAAGACCTCCCTGGGATAAAAAGTTTGTTCCAGAGGGAAAACTTGATGAACAACTTTCTGGCATTAAGGTACTATGATCTAGTCACTATGACATAGTTGTAGTTTTTAAAGCTCAGACATTGGGCTtaatcttcaaaataatttcatatgcTTCAAGCATCTCAGAATGCCTATTAATGCCAAATTAGGCAGAGCttgaaagcagattttaaaatagccATGTTCCCTATGCGATTAGAATTTTAAAGCTCTTCTAATGCTTTACAATTTCCTTCGTATGTTCCTGATACTGTTAATCTCCTCATAATGTGAACATGTAGAAGTAGTGTCTGATTTCCAAAGTCTTCCAAAAATCCAGACTTTCTTTTAGTTTTAAGTAACATTGACAGTTTATGCCAAGATAGTTATCTTTGTTGTATGggagtttttttccttgagcttGGTTCTAGCTTCAAGTCCCTGTTAAGTTTcaacagtattttcttaaatacagatAATAGTTTCTTGAAGAGACAAATGCAATGTCATCTTTGTATTATAATTCCAGATTTAGAATTTGATGTTGCAACAGTGATTTATTCACAGAATTACAATCAGTAAATATGTTTCTAACCATGTTTCCTCGATCTCCATGTGCATGTTTGTTAAGTAATGGAAGTGTACGTTTTTAATAAATCCACTTTGACAAGCTAGGTGTGTGCATTTATATTATTTAGGTATATCAGTACATCATTAAACTAGTGTAAGTAGTAAGCAAGCAGTAAACTCTTTTTCTCATGCAAACCTCAGAATTTTTATTATACtcttatatttatgtatatatataatttttattcctataAAGAGCTGTAATTTTTTACAGATGTAGTAATTCTTTTCCTTGCAAACAGTTAGATaattattcctttctgattGAGAATTTAATGAACTATTTTAAGATTTGAAAGGCTGCTTACAATACAAAAGTATGTAGTTACAGCCATAAAGGTTATTTTGGAATATCTAATGTCAGAAAAAGCTAAGTAACAATTCATCTAAAATGATGTGTTTGGAGGAAATACTTAGAATTGGGGCAGGTAAGTAGAAAAGACATaaactggaaaaattatttggaatgttctggaaaaaagagcagtattttattttttttaatagcagtggGTGAAAGAAGAGTAAAGTCTGGTGGTGAAGGATTTTGAGGTTTTCTTCAGCGATAGAGGCAGATAGAATATTTTGTACCTACTGAAAGTGGGGAAGCTATAACATTTAGAAGTTCTGTGTAGAAAGGTGAAATATCTGTGATAAACGGAGAGAGTACCATGGGGTGAGTAAGATTATTTCATGTGTAATGTGTGTAATATTCCCCATGAGCAGTATTATGAGGGCATAAACATGGTCTCCAAGATCAGAAAAAGAAGGTCAAAACTGATCTTTGTTTTTACCTCCATTAATTAATTCTATACATAGACAAGGAACAAAGGAGTAAGAAACTATCAAGAGGAGATTAATTGTTTAAGGTGCTTGTCATGCCCAAACAAGAAGTGATATTAAGAATTTGAATACTCCATTTATGAGATGAGCAAAAAAAGATTGGATGTGCAAACATAGTGAAGTTAAAGTAGGACTATGGTGATTAGTTTTTCACAGGTGCAGACTTACTTATTTCTAACACTACCTACAGAAGGACATGAgccttatgaggagcagctgagggaactggggttgtttagctgggagaaaaggagtctcaggggagaccttattgctttTTACAAGTGCCTGAaagaggttgtaggcaggtggggataAGTCTCCACTCTTGGGTAACAaccaacaggacaagaggaatcAACCTCAGGTTGTACCAGGTGAAGTTTAGtttggatattagaaaaaacttttttgttgaagcattggaacaggcattggaacaggctgcccagggacatggtggaatcaccacccctgaAGACACTCAAAaagcagtgcttagggacatggtttagtgatggacttggcagtcctgggttagcggttggacttgatgatctcaaaggtcttttccaacctaaatgattctgtgattctatgaaatacaggaaaaagaattcCTAAtgtaatacctttttttttttttttggtagcttaTTAGTGAGgtgaaatttagaaaaaaaatctaagatgGACATTCTTTGCTAAAATCTGAAAGTGAGGGAGAAATACTATTTGGTTTTGAGCTAGAGATTTCAAAAAATCTAGCTTTCCCTCTTAGTTAATGCTTTTAATCTTAACAGATGCTGatttaaagattaaatataTAAGGAACCTTCATGTTCAGATTTTTTACGCATTTACTGTCAAAAATCCACTAAGATTTTTTTGACAGATTGTGACAAAATTAGTCTGGATAAAAGGAGAATTCTCATTCTCTAAGTTTTACATCAAAAAAGATGTTAAGTTAATTGGAAGTTCTTAATTTCACTTCTGCCTTGAACAGGTCTTGTATTTCATATATTGCCTACATAAGTGTCTCGTTACAACAATTTGTAGAAATTTGGTTAAAGGAGATAAAAATCTAGTTGTGTGTTCATTTCCTAAATCTTACCTTTTTGGTTTTCCAGATTCTCATAGAACAATTAATGCACAGGCCACATGAACCCTATGTAACAATCAATGACTCATTCTGGCCACCTTACGTTGAGCTGCTGCTGCGATATGGAATTGCCCTGAGACATCCGGAAGATCCAAACAGAATGCGCCTAGAAGCCTTTCACATATAGCATGACATACCTGTTTActttaacacaaaacaaagcaccaGTACATTTACTTGGGGGCTAAGTCATACTTGGGTTCTATGATgagctttttttattatcagCAACCTTTTCTTATTGGattattattctttattattaaCTGCGTATTTGGTCAGATAGTGAAATAcgaaaaaaaagattaaaatttctACCTTAACTGTTAGAAACATTACATGTAATTAACATTAATTACATTACATTAGGGAACAGTTAGCTTTTCGTTTCATGGCAAGTGATGCATTGTAAAGGGGTTTTTTAGCTGCTTTAAGAAGATGCAAATTCAGGTAATGGgcaaataaaagattaaaattaaatcaactggtcttgctttttaatttttttacttttacaatcTTATTTAATGTATCACTTTCATTTTAACTTCTTAGATGGTTTTAACTctaacttttttaattttcttgagTATTTTGTTGTACTCTGCAGAGGTGAAGTTTGAAATAGCTCACTTAGTAGCTCCTCCTGTATGTAGCCTTGCAAACATTTGGAATTAACAGTGAAGTATCATTTCAGGAttgtggggggggtggtggtgtttttttctgaaaaaatttTTTGGCTTTAAGATAAACTGTTAGGAAAGCTGTGCAACAGACTGCAAATGTTGAGTGTGCAACTGTACAGCTGGGTACTTCCTAAAGAACCTGTACTGTGTTATGCTGTGTTGGCTAACAGTATCTGTTCAGACttcttcaaatctagtttaTCAAGGTTTTTAACAAATCCCTGTTCTGTTGATTTCTACAGTTTTGAAGTTATGTCAATTGACACCTAGATAAATGCTGCCATTCTGTGTCATTCTAATTGCTTTTTTATAGCCCTTGTTACTGCAGGCCATGGGTGCACAAAATTCTGCTCTTGCCTTATCTACAGTGTCTGTAATCTTGGGAAATACAATATGCCTTTCATTAACCAGATTTCAGTTTATTGGAGTAGTAACTTTAATGATATTTcagttcagagaaaaataaagggttGTATAGAATCATgtagtggtttgggttggaagggaccttaaagaccatctagttccaaccccctgccatgggcagggacaccttccactagcccaggttgctccaagccccatccaacctggccttgaacactgccagggatggggcacccacagctgctctgggcagcctgttccagtgcctcaccaccctcaccacaaaggatttcttcctaacatcTAGTCTAAAtgtaccctctttcagtttaaaaccattaaccCTTGTCCCATCACTACAGTCCCTGGTAAAAGAGTCCCTCCCCAtttttcctgtaggccccctttaagCGCTGGAGGGCTGCTACAAGggctccctggagccttctctaggctaaacagcgccaactctttcagcctgtcctcatatGGGAGGTGCTGTAccccctgatcatctttgtgggcCTCCTTAGGCAGGCCCGTGTCTTTCATATGCTggagccccagagctgaacgtggtactgcaggtggggtctcatgagagcagaggcacaatcacctccctcagcctggtagccacacttcttttgatgcagcctgggatacagttggctttctcAGCTGGAAGCGCACCTTGCCAGCTCGTGtccagcttctcatccaccGGCACCCCCAAGTCCTCAGCAGGACTGCTCTCAATCCTTTCATCTTCCAGCCTGTGTCCCGGTTTTGGGATGCAGGTACAGGACCTTGcatttggccttgttgaacttcatgcaTTTCACACAGGCCAacctcaagcctgtcaaggtccctctggatggcatccctt
Proteins encoded in this region:
- the CENPK gene encoding centromere protein K, with amino-acid sequence MLLHVTSPQHSPPSPHPAPGASEVTRWSARRGVRGPAGAERGAIMAEWLSEIIDKDSGCPVNAKTEIVDECESIWTQLEECQRKLMLRRKETLKKSDTRLPLLKMLLTSLTVECKQWQKRSPELISTNPGMLSALGQKELQAVKDNLEMVLAAAESKNKQLEEDLKREQQWHEEQNQLVDFLTKMEEETKAQAELPQKSSDIDELQNEILKVTTFKNKLLIALREFLEEHFPLPKEGVSAKKNSEKPAAELITLHKILEILIEQLMHRPHEPYVTINDSFWPPYVELLLRYGIALRHPEDPNRMRLEAFHI